DNA sequence from the Acidobacteriota bacterium genome:
CCGGCAGAACCGCCAGCGGCTCAAGATCAACCCCATCGAGCGCCATCTCTATGCGCCGGAGCTGGTCATGAACCACCAGGACGAGCTGGGCCTGTCGGAGCAACAGCGCCAGACTTTGATCGAAGAGGTCCAGGCCCTCCAGAGCGACATGGTGCCGCTCCAGTTCGAGCTCGGGCAAGCGGTCGAGGACCTCGACGGCCTGGTCAAGACCACCCCAGTGGACGAAGCGGCGGCGGTTTCGCTGATCGAGCGGGTCACCGGCCTCGAAGGCCAGATCAAGCGCCGTCACCTGGTGCTGTTGATCCGCATCAAAAACCTGCTCGATGCCGAACAGCGCAACACCCTACGTCAGCTCCGAGTCCAACAGCGCCGGCCGCGCGCTCTGCGGCAAGGAGGGTGAGGACGCTCGCGCTCTGATCAGCGCGGGGCCGGTTTCTTCTTCGCTAGGCGGCGCCGTTGATCGCGAGCT
Encoded proteins:
- a CDS encoding periplasmic heavy metal sensor, which encodes MNTTARHPRRTLRIAAVTLILCAFGMSLEAQNRQNRQRLKINPIERHLYAPELVMNHQDELGLSEQQRQTLIEEVQALQSDMVPLQFELGQAVEDLDGLVKTTPVDEAAAVSLIERVTGLEGQIKRRHLVLLIRIKNLLDAEQRNTLRQLRVQQRRPRALRQGG